The genomic stretch CGTCGACGGTGCCCGTCGAGCCGTCCGGCAGCGACTGCTCGACCTGCGAGGCGACCGTCCGGTCGACCACGCCGCGGAGCACGAACTCCGCCACGACGACCAGCACGGCCAGCACCACGAGGACGACGACCAGGACGATCGCGACCGTCCGGCCGCGGCACTTCGGGCGTCGACCCGCTGCCGGAGCCGCTGCGGACGACACCGCTACATCCGTTCGGGCGCGCTGACGCCGAGCAGCCCGAGACCGTTGCGGACGACCTGGCCGGTGGCGTCGTTCAGCCACAGGCGGGTGCGGTGCAGGTCGGTCACCGACTCGTCGCCGAGCGGGGTGACACGGCAGGAGTCGTACCAGCGGTGGTACAGCCCGGCGAGCTGCTCGATGAAGCGCGCGATGCGGTGCGGCTCACGGAGCTCGGCGGCCTGACGGAGCACCCGCGGGTACTCGGCGAGGGCACCGAGGAGCGAGCTCTCCGACTCGTGCGTCAGCAGCGACGCGTCGAACACCGAACGGTCGACACCCGACGCGGCGGCGTTCCGCGCGACGGACTGCGTGCGGGCGTGGGCGTACTGCACGTAGAAGACGGGGTTGTCGTTCGTCCGCTTGGTGAGCAGGTCGAGGTCGATGTCGATCGCAGTGTCGCTCGCGAAGCGGACCAGGGCGTACCGACCGGCGTCGACACCGACCGCGTCGACCAGGTCCTCCATGGTCACGACCGTGCCGTTGCGCTTCGACATCCGGAGCGGCTGGCCGTCCTTGAGCAGGTTCACCAGCTGCCCGATGAGGATCTCGAGGTTCTTGCCCGGCTCGTCACCGAACGCGGCACACATCGCCATCATGCGGCCGACGTAGCCGTGGTGGTCCGCGCCGAGCATGATCAGGTTCCGCTCGAAGCCGCGCTCGCGCTTGTCGAGGTAGTACGCCAGGTCGCCGGCGATGTACGCGGGCTCGCCGTCCGACTTGATGACCACCCGGTCACGGTCGTCACCGAAGTCCGTCGTCCGGAGCCACAGTGCGCCGTCCGCCTCGTACATCCGGCCCTGCTCCTGCAGCCGGGCGATGGCGCGGTCGACGGCCTTCGACTCGTGCAGCGAGTTCTCGTGGAAGAAGACGTCGAAGTCCACGCCGAAGTCGTGCAGCGAGCGCTTGATGTCCGTGAACATGAACTCGACGCCCTCGCGGCGGAACAGCTCCTGCGCCTCGTCGCGCGGCATGTCCGTCACGTCGAGACCCGGCTCGAGCGTCGCGAGCACCCGGGCCGCGATCTCGCCGATGTAGGCACCGCCGTAGCCGTCCTCCGGCGTCGGCTCGCCCAGCGCGGACGCCAGCAGCGACCGGGCGAACCGGTCGATCTGGTTGCCGTGGTCGTTGAAGTAGTACTCGCGGGTGACCAGGCCGCCCTGCGCCTGGAACACACGGGCCAGGCTGTCGCCGACCGCGGCCCAGCGGACACCGCCCATGTGGATCGGACCGGTCGGGTTCGCCGAGACGAACTCCAGGTCGATGCGGACGCCGTCGTACAGGTCGCTGTGGCCGAACGACTCGCCCTGGTCGACGATGGTGCGCGCGACCTCGCCGGCCGCAGCGGCCTCGAGGGTGATGTTGATGAAGCCCGGACCCGCGACGTCCACCGACGCCACACCGTCGAGTTCGGTCAGCTCGCCGGCGATCTCCGTCGCGAGCTCGCGCGGGTTCGTGCCCAGGCGCTTCGCGAGCTGCATCGCCGCGTTCGACGCCCAGTCGCCGTGGGCACGGTTCTTCGGCCGCTCCAACGCCACGTGCGACTGCTCGATCGTCACCGTGTCGGCAGCACCGCGTCGCTCGACGATGCCCGTGAGGATCGACAGGTACGCTTCGGAGAGTTCGGCAGGAGTCACGGCGCACGAGTCTACCGGGACACCCAGCAAGCGCCCGGACCACGCCGGGGCCGATGCACCAGGATGGTCGGTCATGACCTCCCGCAGCCTCCGGGCGATCAGCATCGCCGCCCTCGTCGTCCCCGCCGCCCTCGTCCTCGCCGGCTGCTCCGGCGGCGGCAGCGACCGCGCGACCGCGTCCGCCACGGCCACCGCCGGCGTCGTCGGACGGCCGGTCAGCCAGACCTGCGCCGAACTCGTCCCCACCGACACGTTCAGCGTCTACGGGCAGCAGTTCGAACGGGTCCGCGCCCCGAAGCCGACCAAGGGCTCCCCCGTCGCCCAGATCGCCGCCCAGGACGGCCGCGTCTGCACCTGGCGCTCCACCGCCGACGACGACGTCACCGTGACCGTCGCCGTCGCACACCTGCCGGGGAAGCAGCTCACCCAGCTCAAGGACGCCCTCTTCGAACAGGGCGGCTCCGTCCCCACCTACACGGTCGAGGGGTACTTCACCCTGAGCGGGAAGACCGGCCGCGCCGACGCGTTCGCCGACCCCTACTGGATCCACACCTCGTCCACCCTCTTCACCGAACCCGGAGCCGCGCAGCCCGTCGTCGACGCGGTCCGCGCCGCGGTCGCGCCCGACGCCCGCGCCCCCGAGAGCAGCGCACCGACGCCCTGACGCCGCCGCCGGGGAAGGGTCGCCAGCGTGGCGGCCGGAGCGTCGCCGGGAGCGTCGCTGGGCCGTCAGCGGACCGTCGACGGACCATCAGCGGACCGTGAGCGGACCGTCAGCGGACGGGAGGCGCGGGGCGGGGCCGACACGCGCCTCCCGTCCGGCGACGGCACGCCCGGGAGGCCCGACACGCGTACAGGAGGCCGGTCCGGACCTGCTACGGTTGGTGACACCCCGGGCCCCCATAGCTCAGGGGATAGAGCACTGCCCTCCGGAGGCAGGGGCGGAGGTTCGAATCCTCCTGGGGGCACAAGGACATTCCCGCGCAAGCTGTGGTCCTCGCTGCGCTCGGTCGGCAGCGCGCGATGTCGGCTTCGCCGACTGATCCCCCGTGGGGACTCCGACAGGTCGGCGCGACTCGTCGTGAGACTCCGACAGGTCGGCGCACCTCGTCGTGAGACTCCGACAGGTCGGCGCACCTCGTCGTGAGACTCCGGTACGTCGGCGACTGAAGCCGTGAGGCTCCGGTACGTCGGCGACTCGTCGTGGTGACTCCGGCGGGTCAGTGGTGGCGGGTTTCCGGGGTGGACACCTGGGGGCTCTAGGATCACGCGGCGTGACGCACTCCACGCAGCAGGAACTCGACCGGGGCAGCCGCGCGACGCCCGCCAGGACCCTGCTCGACGTCCTCGCCGCCACCGCCGAGACGCACCCCGACGCCCTCGCCCTCGAGACCCCCGACGGGCCGCTCGACTACCGGGCCCTCCTCGCCCTCGTGCACGAGCGCGCCGACGACCTCGCACGCCACGGCGTCCACCGCGGCGACCGGGTCGGGATCCGCATCCCCTCCGGCGGCCGCGACCTGTCCGTCTCGATCCTCGCCGTCCTCGCCGCCGGCGCCGCCTACGTCCCCGTCGACGCCGACGACCCCGAGGAACGCGCCACCCTCGTCTTCGGCGAAGCGGACGTCGTCGGCGTCATCGGCGCCGGCGGGGTCCTCCGGAGCCGCGACGGCACCGCCCTGCCGGTCACCGACCCCGCGGCGAGCGCCGAGCCCCCGACGGTCGACGACGACGCCTGGATCATCTTCACCTCCGGGTCCACCGGGGTGCCGAAGGGCGTCGCCGTCACCCACCGCTCCGCGGCCGCGTTCGTCGACGCCGAGGCGCGGATGTTCCTGCAGTCGGCACCGCTCGGGCCGACGGACCGGGTGCTCGCCGGGCTCAGTGTCGCGTTCGACGCCTCGTGCGAGGAGATGTGGCTCGCCTGGGGGCACGGCGCCTGTCTGGTCCCCGCACCCCGGTCGCTGGTGAAGAGCGGTGTGGACCTCGGGCCGTGGCTCATCGCGCACGGGATCACCGTCGTGTCGACGGTGCCGACGCTCGCGGCGCTGTGGCCGGACGACGCGCTGGAGTCGGTGCGTCTGGTGATCTTCGGCGGTGAGGCCTGCCCGCCCGAGCTCGCCGCGCGCATCGCGTCGCGCGACCGGGAGGTCTGGAACACCTACGGGCCGACCGAGACCACGGTCGTGGCGTGCGGGGCCCTGCTCGACGGCAGCACGCCGATCCGGATCGGGCTGCCGCTCGACGGGTGGGACCTGGCCGTCGTCGACGCCGAGGGGCAGCGGGTCGCCCCGGGCCAGGTCGGTGAGCTGGTGATCGGTGGTGTCGGGCTGGGCCGCTACCTGGACCCGGCGAAGGACGCCGAGAAGTACGCGCCGTTCCCGGCCCTCGGGTGGGAGCGGGCGTACCGGAGCGGTGACCTGGTGCGGTACGACCCGGAGGGCCTCGTCTTCCAGGGGCGTGCGGACGACCAGGTGAAGCTCGGCGGGCGCCGTATCGAGCTGGGTGAGATCGACGCGGCCCTGCAGGCGCTGGACGACGTCGCCGGTGGTGCCGCGGTCGTGCAGCGGACCCCGGCCGGCAACCAGGTCCTCGTGGGCTACGTGGCCCCGGTGGCGGGTGCGACCATCGACACGTCGGCCGCGAACGAGCGTCTCCGGCAGGAGCTGCCCGCCGCCCTGGTGCCGCTCCTCGCCGTCGTCGACGTGTTGCCGACCCGCACCTCCGGCAAGGTCGACCGTGCGGCGCTCCCCTGGCCGCTCGCCGGAGCGACGGGCACGGACCTGCCCCCGACGGTCGCGTGGATCGCGGAGCGGTGGTCTGCGATCCTCGGGGTACCGGTGGCGGACGTCGACGACGACTTCTTCGCGCACGGCGGTGGTTCGTTGACCGCCGCGCAGCTGGTCTCGGCGATCCGCGAGCGGTACCCGACGACGACGGTGGCCGACGTGTACGACCACCCGCGCATCGGTGCCCTCGCCGACGCGTTGGACGAGTCCGGTCCGGTGGCTGCGGCATCCCGGCACGTGGTGCCCGTGCCGCCGGCGACCGGGGCGCTGCTGACGCTCCTCGGGCTGCCGCTCCAGGTGCTCCGCGGGCTCCGGCTGCTCAGCTGGACGGCGTTGGTC from Curtobacterium sp. MCLR17_032 encodes the following:
- the argS gene encoding arginine--tRNA ligase: MTPAELSEAYLSILTGIVERRGAADTVTIEQSHVALERPKNRAHGDWASNAAMQLAKRLGTNPRELATEIAGELTELDGVASVDVAGPGFINITLEAAAAGEVARTIVDQGESFGHSDLYDGVRIDLEFVSANPTGPIHMGGVRWAAVGDSLARVFQAQGGLVTREYYFNDHGNQIDRFARSLLASALGEPTPEDGYGGAYIGEIAARVLATLEPGLDVTDMPRDEAQELFRREGVEFMFTDIKRSLHDFGVDFDVFFHENSLHESKAVDRAIARLQEQGRMYEADGALWLRTTDFGDDRDRVVIKSDGEPAYIAGDLAYYLDKRERGFERNLIMLGADHHGYVGRMMAMCAAFGDEPGKNLEILIGQLVNLLKDGQPLRMSKRNGTVVTMEDLVDAVGVDAGRYALVRFASDTAIDIDLDLLTKRTNDNPVFYVQYAHARTQSVARNAAASGVDRSVFDASLLTHESESSLLGALAEYPRVLRQAAELREPHRIARFIEQLAGLYHRWYDSCRVTPLGDESVTDLHRTRLWLNDATGQVVRNGLGLLGVSAPERM